Proteins encoded in a region of the Zea mays cultivar B73 chromosome 2, Zm-B73-REFERENCE-NAM-5.0, whole genome shotgun sequence genome:
- the LOC103646695 gene encoding uncharacterized protein isoform X1 yields MDGLNYSKLRSSLRPRLQAFSGVLFSSLRSLDGLLHMASVAVLQFVHDPHDDPPVLGCVHLTLARVYALDRARSLSLVKDHFTTLGKDLTVIGYCCDDAEPRRRQLQFYVAESMFRVAGALVEHLMRRARAESTTR; encoded by the exons ATGGACGGGCTCAACTACAGCAAGTTGCGCTCCTCGCTCCGGCCTCGGCTCCAAGCGTTCTCCGGCGTCCTCTTCTCCAGTTTGCGCTCCCTAGACGGGCTCCTGCACATGGCGTCTGTCGCCGTCTTGCAGTTTGTCCACGATCCGCACGATGATCCACCAGTGCTAGGCTGCGTACACTTGACTCTAGCTCGCGTATATGCCTTGGATCGAGCTCGCTCTCTTTCTCTCGTCAAGGACCACTTCACAACCTTGGGAAAAGACCTCACCGTCATTGGGTACTGCTGCGATGATGCTGAACCCCGTCGTCGACAACTCCAGTTCTACGTCGCCGAGTCCATGTTTCGGGTAGCAG GTGCGCTAGTTGAGCACTTGATGCGAAGGGCCAGAGCTGAGTCAACCACAAGATGA
- the LOC103646695 gene encoding uncharacterized protein isoform X2: MDGLNYSKLRSSLRPRLQAFSGVLFSSLRSLDGLLHMASVAVLQFVHDPHDDPPVLGCVHLTLARVYALDRARSLSLVKDHFTTLGKDLTVIGYCCDDAEPRRRQLQFYVAESMFRVAV, translated from the exons ATGGACGGGCTCAACTACAGCAAGTTGCGCTCCTCGCTCCGGCCTCGGCTCCAAGCGTTCTCCGGCGTCCTCTTCTCCAGTTTGCGCTCCCTAGACGGGCTCCTGCACATGGCGTCTGTCGCCGTCTTGCAGTTTGTCCACGATCCGCACGATGATCCACCAGTGCTAGGCTGCGTACACTTGACTCTAGCTCGCGTATATGCCTTGGATCGAGCTCGCTCTCTTTCTCTCGTCAAGGACCACTTCACAACCTTGGGAAAAGACCTCACCGTCATTGGGTACTGCTGCGATGATGCTGAACCCCGTCGTCGACAACTCCAGTTCTACGTCGCCGAGTCCATGTTTCGGGTAGCAG TATGA